From one Candidatus Neomarinimicrobiota bacterium genomic stretch:
- the fabG gene encoding 3-oxoacyl-[acyl-carrier-protein] reductase, whose amino-acid sequence MSAVLTNKTALVTGGSRGIGYAIAQALANAGATVTISSRSEDVLAEAAKSLSTESNTVVPIPSDVSDAASIESLISEVFEKFGSIDILVNNAGITRDNLMLRLKEDDWDAVLDINLKGAFLCTKFASRQMLRQKSGSIINISSVVGMTGNPGQTNYASSKAGLLGLTKSTALELASRGIRVNAIAPGYIDTEMTDRLNENQRNELTERIPLGRIGTPEDVAETALFLASPAARYITGQVIRVDGGMVMS is encoded by the coding sequence ATGTCCGCAGTGCTCACAAATAAGACAGCATTAGTAACTGGTGGTTCCCGCGGCATCGGATACGCCATTGCGCAAGCTCTGGCAAACGCCGGAGCGACCGTCACTATCTCAAGCCGTTCGGAGGATGTTTTAGCCGAAGCGGCCAAATCGCTTTCGACGGAATCGAACACGGTTGTTCCGATCCCTTCGGATGTTTCTGACGCGGCCAGTATAGAATCCTTAATAAGCGAGGTTTTTGAAAAGTTCGGTTCTATCGATATTCTTGTCAATAATGCCGGTATTACCCGGGATAACCTGATGTTACGGCTGAAAGAAGATGACTGGGACGCCGTGTTGGACATTAATTTGAAAGGTGCGTTTTTATGTACTAAATTTGCAAGCCGGCAGATGTTACGGCAAAAGTCCGGCAGTATTATTAATATATCATCGGTGGTTGGTATGACCGGGAATCCCGGACAGACCAATTACGCATCATCGAAGGCTGGCTTGCTCGGTCTGACCAAATCGACTGCGCTGGAACTTGCCTCCCGGGGAATCCGGGTCAATGCGATTGCGCCAGGATATATTGATACGGAAATGACCGATAGATTAAACGAAAACCAACGGAATGAACTCACTGAACGTATTCCATTAGGCCGGATCGGCACGCCGGAGGATGTGGCGGAAACCGCCCTGTTCCTGGCATCACCGGCTGCCCGGTACATCACTGGGCAGGTTATCCGGGTTGACGGTGGAATGGTGATGAGTTAA
- the acpP gene encoding acyl carrier protein codes for MDTFDTVKEIIQDKLGVEESKITKEASFIDDLGADSLDTVELIMQMEEEFNLEIPDEEAEKLTTVGSVVDYIDEKVNS; via the coding sequence ATGGATACTTTTGACACAGTGAAAGAAATAATCCAGGATAAACTGGGTGTCGAAGAAAGCAAGATTACCAAAGAAGCATCATTCATCGATGATCTCGGCGCAGATTCATTGGATACGGTCGAGCTTATTATGCAGATGGAAGAGGAATTCAATCTGGAAATTCCGGATGAAGAAGCCGAAAAACTGACGACAGTCGGCTCGGTAGTCGATTATATCGACGAAAAAGTCAATTCCTAA
- the ptsP gene encoding phosphoenolpyruvate--protein phosphotransferase, translating to MTEQQRYNGINASPGIAIGPVVKFTRERIVVTERNIEPEDVPNEYNRLDTALRRTHRDLQSIQQMISNRIGENYAELVEAQIMSLNDESVIREVKDRIKERLENAEYAFQQVLTAYREQLELADNVYIRDRASDIYDVKQRVLRHLMTRDGGLLENVDKPAILVTREMNPSDMIMLDKSKVIGLVSESGGRTSHLSILARAMQIPAVVGVENIVDKIGKDDTVIADGYHGTVFINPDQETTEQFRGELEHIKEFEENLYTRKDLPAETSDGYRIILSSNIGLPGELENVLKAGSEGIGLYRTEYLYLVKNTFPTEEEQFKEYRQIAEEVAPDPVIFRSFDLGGDKISASMEMEGLKESNPFLGYRAIRICLDNPGLFKTQLRAIYRAGAYGNIKLMFPMISALEEIIKVKEYINEVHEELNAAGVDYNPDIDLGALIEIPSAALIADALAEELDFFSIGTNDLIQYALAVDRGNDRVSFLYKSLHPSVLKLIKMTLEAGHSHDIWVGMCGEMAADPLVIPLLIGMGLDELSVSPVVLPKIKEIVRGLEFEKCRHLAETVLDFGTEADIERYLRQFIQEHLPEQINI from the coding sequence ATGACTGAGCAACAGCGATATAACGGTATTAACGCGTCGCCAGGTATTGCCATCGGGCCGGTCGTGAAGTTTACCCGTGAGCGGATCGTTGTGACCGAGCGAAACATCGAACCGGAAGATGTGCCAAATGAATACAATCGCCTGGACACGGCTTTGCGGAGAACACACCGGGATCTTCAGTCCATCCAACAGATGATATCAAATCGAATCGGCGAGAATTACGCCGAACTCGTCGAGGCACAGATCATGTCTCTGAATGACGAATCGGTTATCCGGGAGGTAAAGGATAGAATAAAAGAACGCCTGGAAAACGCTGAGTATGCATTTCAGCAGGTACTCACCGCCTATCGTGAACAGTTAGAACTGGCGGATAACGTATATATCCGCGACCGGGCCAGCGATATTTACGACGTAAAACAACGGGTTCTGAGACATTTAATGACCCGGGACGGTGGACTGTTGGAAAACGTGGATAAACCGGCGATACTCGTCACCCGGGAAATGAATCCCAGCGATATGATTATGCTGGATAAGTCCAAGGTGATTGGGTTGGTCTCTGAGTCCGGTGGGAGGACCTCTCATCTTTCTATCCTTGCCCGGGCGATGCAGATTCCAGCTGTGGTCGGCGTCGAGAATATCGTCGATAAAATCGGGAAAGACGACACGGTTATTGCAGATGGGTATCACGGAACAGTCTTTATTAATCCGGATCAGGAGACGACCGAGCAATTCCGTGGCGAGCTCGAACATATCAAAGAATTTGAGGAGAATCTTTACACCAGGAAAGACCTGCCTGCAGAAACCAGCGATGGCTACCGGATCATCCTTTCCTCAAATATCGGACTACCCGGCGAATTGGAAAATGTGCTGAAGGCAGGTTCAGAGGGCATCGGTCTGTATCGTACCGAGTATCTCTACCTAGTGAAAAATACGTTTCCCACCGAAGAAGAACAGTTCAAGGAATACAGACAGATCGCCGAAGAAGTGGCACCTGATCCCGTGATCTTCCGGAGCTTTGATCTCGGAGGAGACAAGATTTCCGCTTCCATGGAAATGGAAGGTCTCAAGGAATCGAATCCATTTTTGGGATACCGTGCTATTCGGATCTGCCTGGATAATCCAGGGCTGTTTAAAACACAACTGCGGGCTATTTACAGGGCAGGGGCGTATGGTAACATCAAACTGATGTTTCCCATGATTTCGGCGCTGGAAGAGATTATTAAGGTGAAAGAGTACATAAATGAAGTCCATGAAGAACTGAATGCCGCCGGAGTGGATTATAACCCGGATATCGATCTGGGAGCCTTAATCGAAATTCCGTCTGCGGCGCTGATTGCCGATGCTCTGGCTGAGGAACTGGATTTTTTCAGTATCGGAACGAACGATTTGATCCAGTATGCGCTTGCGGTTGACCGGGGCAACGACCGGGTCTCGTTCCTGTACAAAAGTTTGCATCCAAGTGTCCTGAAACTCATAAAGATGACATTGGAAGCCGGCCATTCTCACGATATTTGGGTCGGCATGTGTGGTGAGATGGCTGCAGATCCGCTGGTAATTCCTTTGCTCATCGGTATGGGGCTGGACGAACTTTCCGTCTCGCCTGTTGTGTTGCCAAAGATCAAGGAGATTGTCCGGGGGCTGGAATTCGAAAAATGTCGGCATCTCGCGGAGACGGTACTGGACTTCGGCACGGAGGCAGATATCGAACGGTATCTCCGGCAATTCATCCAGGAACATTTGCCGGAGCAGATCAATATTTAG
- the fabF gene encoding beta-ketoacyl-ACP synthase II: protein MKRRVVVTGIGTVNPCGNDPDTFWESLMQGKSGVDKITQFDTSEFAVDFGGEVRELDVAKYLDRRETRRMDLYTIYAMVAAIQAMENSGLDPDAIDSTRAGVVVGSGIGGIHTFEEQCRTLFEKGPRRISPFFVPMMISDIAAGQISMHYHLKGPNYSVVSACATATHAIGNATKHIQYGDADIMVAGGAEATISPMAVGGFSNMKALAKWDGDPTEASRPFDAERCGFVIGEGAGILVLEEYEAAKARGAHIYAEIIGNGFTADAHHITMPAPGGEGAAQAMRQALNEAAISPDKVDYVNAHGTSTPLNDATETTAIKTVFGDHAKNGLVVSSTKSMTGHLLGAAGGIEALACIYAIQKNTIPPTINYENPDPECDLNYSPNAPTEKPVNVAMSNTFGFGGHNAVMLLAGV from the coding sequence ATGAAAAGGCGAGTTGTTGTCACCGGTATCGGAACAGTTAACCCCTGTGGGAATGATCCCGACACGTTTTGGGAAAGTTTGATGCAGGGCAAAAGCGGGGTCGATAAGATCACGCAGTTTGATACGTCTGAATTTGCCGTCGATTTTGGCGGTGAAGTCCGCGAATTGGACGTAGCAAAATATCTGGACCGCCGCGAAACTCGCCGAATGGATCTGTATACCATCTATGCGATGGTGGCAGCAATCCAGGCTATGGAAAATTCTGGCCTGGATCCGGATGCCATTGATTCTACCCGGGCTGGCGTGGTTGTCGGTTCCGGTATTGGTGGTATTCACACATTCGAAGAACAATGCCGTACGCTGTTTGAGAAGGGCCCACGACGGATTAGTCCGTTTTTTGTTCCCATGATGATCTCCGATATTGCTGCCGGACAGATATCCATGCATTACCATTTAAAAGGCCCAAATTATTCGGTGGTTTCCGCCTGTGCGACGGCAACACATGCCATCGGGAATGCCACAAAACATATCCAGTATGGTGACGCGGATATTATGGTAGCCGGTGGCGCGGAGGCGACTATCTCACCAATGGCAGTTGGCGGATTTTCCAACATGAAAGCACTGGCAAAGTGGGATGGCGATCCTACGGAAGCTTCACGTCCTTTTGACGCAGAACGATGTGGGTTTGTTATTGGTGAGGGCGCCGGTATTCTGGTTCTGGAGGAATATGAAGCTGCGAAAGCCCGTGGTGCTCATATCTATGCGGAAATCATCGGTAACGGATTTACCGCTGATGCGCATCACATCACAATGCCGGCTCCCGGTGGTGAGGGTGCTGCGCAGGCGATGCGGCAGGCGTTGAATGAAGCCGCTATCTCCCCGGATAAGGTGGATTACGTGAATGCTCACGGGACATCCACTCCGCTGAATGACGCAACGGAAACCACTGCTATTAAAACCGTATTCGGTGACCACGCGAAGAATGGACTGGTCGTGAGTTCTACCAAATCGATGACCGGTCATCTGCTGGGAGCAGCAGGCGGCATTGAAGCGCTCGCCTGTATCTACGCCATACAAAAGAATACCATTCCACCAACAATTAACTATGAGAATCCGGACCCCGAATGTGATCTCAACTATTCACCGAACGCCCCAACGGAAAAACCGGTGAATGTCGCGATGAGTAATACGTTTGGATTTGGCGGACACAACGCGGTCATGCTTTTGGCTGGCGTTTAA
- the rnc gene encoding ribonuclease III, whose protein sequence is MGLYHSLISKLTSLLSPGDEFNQLTRALSYSFQNKTLLRQALTHPSMIQESSSGSVSYERLEFLGDAVLELVISDYLYHRFPYISEGALTQKRATLVNQTALERIGRRLHIPDYILSQDVPDRPIEQSSAVISDVVESILGAIYLDGGLHAAEQTIYKQFPLAEAAEDLDDQINYKGKLIEYCHMEGLSEPVFETIDKYGPDHSRQYKVAVRLNEDIVAVGDDSSKKKAGQGAAKQALSRLQKRTISTNALN, encoded by the coding sequence ATGGGACTTTATCATTCCCTTATTTCAAAACTCACATCTCTCCTATCCCCAGGAGATGAGTTCAACCAGTTAACCCGGGCTCTCTCCTACAGTTTTCAGAATAAAACGCTGCTACGGCAGGCCTTAACCCATCCGTCAATGATACAGGAATCCTCCTCCGGGAGTGTATCATATGAACGCCTAGAATTCCTTGGAGACGCCGTTCTCGAGCTAGTCATCTCAGATTATCTCTACCATCGATTTCCCTATATTTCCGAGGGTGCCTTGACTCAAAAACGGGCGACATTGGTGAACCAGACTGCCCTTGAGCGGATAGGCCGGCGGCTCCACATCCCGGACTATATTTTGAGTCAGGATGTTCCTGACCGCCCAATTGAACAGTCTAGCGCAGTCATCAGCGACGTCGTGGAATCAATTCTTGGCGCAATTTACCTGGACGGTGGCTTACACGCCGCCGAACAAACCATCTATAAACAGTTTCCCCTGGCAGAAGCGGCGGAGGATCTCGACGACCAGATTAATTATAAGGGCAAACTCATAGAATACTGCCACATGGAAGGTTTGTCGGAACCGGTGTTCGAAACAATTGATAAATACGGCCCGGATCACTCCCGCCAATACAAAGTTGCGGTCAGATTGAATGAGGATATTGTGGCTGTCGGGGACGATTCTTCAAAGAAAAAGGCGGGACAAGGTGCGGCGAAGCAAGCCCTCTCCCGCCTTCAAAAGCGTACAATAAGCACTAATGCTCTAAACTAG
- a CDS encoding DUF151 domain-containing protein, protein MVEVEVAKIAFYPPSKGYAVLLSEVHGDRQLPVIVGAFEAQAIALALEGMKMPRPMTHDLISTILEDLGADIKEVVITDLIDGTFYAKIFLDSYDFSDKEIDSRPSDAIAIALRVGATVYVESEVMEEAGVVADELDAVGEESEGLTEERISATSSGDQSIDELQDALKKAVDAEEYEKAAKLRDKIKQIEEQKN, encoded by the coding sequence ATGGTTGAAGTTGAAGTTGCCAAAATCGCATTCTATCCGCCGAGCAAAGGGTATGCTGTCCTTTTGAGTGAAGTGCACGGAGATCGACAGTTACCAGTGATTGTCGGGGCATTTGAGGCACAGGCAATCGCCCTGGCACTGGAAGGGATGAAGATGCCGAGGCCTATGACTCACGATCTGATTAGCACAATTCTGGAGGACCTGGGCGCGGACATCAAAGAAGTCGTTATTACCGATTTAATAGATGGAACGTTTTACGCAAAGATTTTCCTGGATTCCTACGACTTTTCCGATAAAGAAATTGATTCCCGCCCCAGCGATGCTATTGCAATTGCGCTCCGGGTAGGTGCGACGGTTTATGTAGAGAGCGAAGTTATGGAGGAAGCCGGCGTAGTTGCAGACGAACTGGATGCCGTCGGAGAAGAGAGCGAAGGTTTGACGGAGGAGCGGATTAGTGCAACCTCTTCCGGCGATCAGAGTATCGACGAACTTCAGGATGCGCTAAAAAAAGCTGTAGACGCCGAAGAGTATGAAAAAGCGGCAAAATTACGGGATAAAATTAAACAGATAGAAGAACAGAAAAACTAG
- a CDS encoding bifunctional phosphoglucose/phosphomannose isomerase, whose product MDFAEIENNREQLDPQNMWEAVAGFGDQIQDAAEISLPDTSSIDSERIQNIVFCGMGGSAIGGDLIATYAAGELSVPMIVNRNYTLPGFVGEHSLVVISSYSGNTEETLSSLHMAEEAGAQIVGISSNGEVEQRFNSQGYPLISIPGGMQPRAALGFSFIPMVRLFNQIGLLPGNIETDIAETIATVKPLSNKYQSAGEENTAFATAAKLINTVPIIYTTPELEVVGVRWKGQLAENAQMLAFQNRLPEMNHNEIMGWDQQPEFMKTVSLIWLYDEEAHPKVNRRREVTSELLRDYPQSEHTFSTEGTNRMSRLISLIHLGDWISLYAALLQEVDPTPVERISLLKSRLAESN is encoded by the coding sequence ATGGATTTTGCAGAGATAGAGAACAACAGAGAGCAACTTGATCCACAAAACATGTGGGAGGCGGTGGCCGGATTCGGCGATCAGATTCAGGACGCCGCTGAAATATCGCTCCCGGATACCTCTTCCATAGATTCTGAACGGATTCAGAATATTGTGTTTTGTGGTATGGGAGGGTCTGCAATCGGTGGTGATTTAATCGCAACCTACGCCGCCGGTGAATTATCGGTACCAATGATCGTCAACCGGAATTACACGTTACCCGGATTTGTGGGAGAGCATTCGCTGGTTGTAATTAGCAGTTACTCCGGGAATACGGAAGAAACGCTGAGCTCACTTCACATGGCCGAAGAAGCCGGAGCGCAAATCGTCGGTATCTCCTCAAACGGAGAAGTTGAGCAGCGCTTCAACTCACAGGGATATCCGTTAATCTCCATACCCGGCGGAATGCAACCGCGCGCGGCCCTAGGCTTTTCATTTATTCCTATGGTGCGATTGTTCAACCAGATCGGCCTACTCCCGGGTAATATCGAAACGGATATCGCAGAGACAATCGCAACGGTAAAACCACTCTCAAATAAGTATCAAAGTGCCGGGGAAGAGAACACAGCGTTTGCAACAGCGGCGAAACTCATCAACACCGTGCCAATTATTTATACCACGCCGGAACTTGAGGTGGTCGGTGTACGTTGGAAGGGCCAATTGGCAGAAAATGCCCAGATGCTGGCGTTTCAAAATCGTCTGCCGGAAATGAACCATAACGAAATCATGGGATGGGATCAGCAGCCGGAGTTTATGAAGACTGTGTCATTGATATGGTTATATGACGAAGAGGCTCATCCAAAAGTGAACAGGCGGCGGGAAGTCACCAGCGAGCTGCTCCGGGACTACCCGCAGTCAGAACATACATTTTCCACGGAAGGGACAAACCGGATGAGTCGGCTCATCTCCTTAATCCATTTGGGCGACTGGATCAGTTTGTATGCGGCGCTGCTGCAGGAAGTTGATCCAACCCCCGTGGAGCGGATTTCGCTATTAAAATCCAGGCTGGCAGAGAGCAATTAA
- a CDS encoding HPr family phosphocarrier protein: MKKTGEMVIKNEFGLHARPAAALVSLTSKFNSQIFLIKDETKVNAKSILGVLVLAAENGSTVKVEAEGEDAEDAVQQILELAENHFGTE, encoded by the coding sequence ATGAAAAAAACCGGGGAAATGGTGATTAAAAATGAATTTGGCCTCCACGCCAGACCGGCAGCTGCCCTTGTTTCGCTCACGAGTAAGTTTAATTCACAAATTTTCCTGATTAAAGATGAGACCAAGGTAAACGCCAAATCCATATTGGGCGTGCTGGTGTTAGCCGCCGAAAACGGGAGTACGGTGAAGGTTGAAGCAGAAGGGGAGGACGCTGAAGATGCGGTGCAGCAAATCCTGGAACTAGCGGAAAACCATTTTGGAACGGAATAA
- a CDS encoding polyprenyl synthetase family protein — MGSDTTQMQSMELVQGFRERVNTRLIEIARSYAMPESLYEPMQYVLESGGKRIRPVLLMLVADAYGGDINTALDVGTSLEILHNFTLVHDDIMDRDDQRRGRPTVHQKWDVSTAILSGDGLLALAYRVLLNTEAQNHTQLLRVFTDGVIEVCEGQAYDKEFEERTDVTIDDYMMMIGKKTARLISICCTMGGIVAGVTEDEQEKLGTFGFLLGEAFQVQDDLLELTSTVDVMGKSLGSDLTEQKKTYILLKALELADQATRDQIRNILDMNSHSDEDIARLKEIFTEVGILETTKEFIQEKISEAEELLSFLEGDVAHLRYLTDQLSDRKA; from the coding sequence ATGGGATCAGATACAACGCAAATGCAGTCCATGGAACTGGTACAGGGTTTTCGCGAACGGGTGAATACCCGACTGATCGAAATTGCCCGGTCTTATGCCATGCCGGAATCGCTGTACGAGCCGATGCAGTACGTCTTGGAGTCCGGAGGTAAACGAATACGGCCTGTGTTGTTAATGCTGGTGGCCGATGCTTACGGTGGCGATATCAATACCGCGTTGGATGTCGGCACATCATTGGAGATCCTTCACAATTTTACCCTGGTACACGACGATATCATGGACAGGGATGACCAGCGACGCGGTCGTCCGACGGTTCACCAAAAATGGGATGTCAGCACTGCAATTTTGTCCGGCGATGGATTGCTCGCGCTGGCCTATCGGGTGCTGTTGAATACGGAGGCGCAAAATCATACCCAGCTGCTTCGGGTTTTCACAGATGGCGTTATCGAAGTGTGTGAGGGCCAGGCTTATGACAAGGAATTCGAGGAACGAACGGATGTGACCATCGATGACTATATGATGATGATCGGAAAAAAAACGGCCCGACTGATTTCGATTTGTTGTACTATGGGTGGAATCGTTGCGGGAGTAACGGAGGACGAACAAGAGAAATTGGGAACATTCGGATTCCTGCTGGGTGAAGCATTTCAGGTGCAGGATGATCTACTTGAATTGACATCTACGGTGGATGTAATGGGAAAAAGCCTCGGGAGCGATCTGACGGAGCAAAAAAAGACTTATATTTTATTGAAAGCGCTCGAACTTGCGGACCAGGCGACACGTGATCAGATTCGAAATATCCTGGATATGAACTCCCATTCCGATGAGGATATTGCCAGGTTAAAAGAAATTTTTACCGAAGTAGGTATCTTGGAGACCACCAAAGAATTTATTCAGGAAAAGATCAGCGAGGCGGAGGAACTCCTCAGTTTTTTGGAAGGCGACGTAGCGCACTTACGCTATTTGACTGATCAGCTTTCGGATCGCAAAGCATGA